In the Ornithodoros turicata isolate Travis chromosome 5, ASM3712646v1, whole genome shotgun sequence genome, AGTTCAgtcgttcagagggatggaagatAGTGCTTGTGGTGACTCACTGTGGTAGtatagtggtaactttgcttttgaactgGTTGCATTTTCGCTCCCCTACAACGAGCGTGAGTTGCTATCGCGGGGACAGGAGCCTCTCCGCTATCATAGAGATAACTGGGCACTACGATGTTTTGAGACTACAACGGGCTGCGGTGGcgcatctttttttctttaatccTTTTTGTTAGATAAAAACAGAAAAGCGCGTGTACCCTTGAGCACAAACAAAAAGACAATGGGGAATAAAATACTCTTTTCATGCtttgttgcccccccccccccccctttggcaGCAATAATTGAGGTCATGGCCACAGGCAGGGATGCATAtagccatggaggaaggaaagagagtaGCCCTgttgctctgagaagtgaagcagagattgggggccactccagtgacatcactgctcgccttccggtttcggttgcatacatctctatgggagcccccaacgcatagtttcggaatacttggagaggtgtggtCGTAGCGCGAcgaagtggcccccaaagtggcgtgtgcGAAGCGGCCTCATTGGGCAATTCCGATAACGTGACCCTCGCCTGGCTCCAAAGAAACTACGGCTCACCACCTATCCccacgtcacttgccccacgcttctctcttctgtcgaagagccgttggggcgcctccttttcttctttcctccatgcatATAGCTGACGGACAAGGTTCATATCTTCACGTTGTACGGACCACTTTGCTTCTACCAATTTCCGGAGTGCATCTTTGCTCCCGTCTATTACTCTTTCTAGTCCTGAGGATTCCCCAGGCATTTTCGATAACGTTTAAGTCAGGGCTCTGCCCCGGTCATGCCAGCTGCATTACGCAGAAGTCATCGAGAGGGCGTTGCTCCCCTATGCTCTGGACGGACCGTTCCCCCCATATACGCTTCCCGGATAGGTACTACCATTTCCAGCACAATGGCAGCTCCATCCATTGAAGCAAAACTGTCCAATGCCTTCTCGACGAGCTCTGAGCTGACgtggcctgcgcagagcccggacttaaacatTATCGGAAACGTCTGAGAAAGAAACATCCTGAAGACTATAATGGGCACGAGATGGACGCCTTCAAGGAGCAAAGATTCACTCTGAGAATTgatagaagcagagtggtccttactacgtgaagacgtggacctcGCCCGTCGGCTATACGCATCCCTGCTTGGGCGCACGGTCTCCGTTATTGCTGTGAGAAGAGGGCAGACAAAGTATGCGAAGGGTGTCATatcccctttcactttttgaTTGTGATCGAAGGTACACGCCgttctcttctgttttgtcgaATAAAAAAAGATTAAGAAAAGGCTGTGCCACTGTAGCCCGTTTCATTTCAATTCATCTTGGGGCCCCGTTATCTCTgatagcggagagacttccttcGCGAGATAGCAACTCTCGCTCAGTGCAGTagagcgaaaacgaaaccaaaggcaaagttaccactactatcACGGTGGGTCTCCACAACTGGACTGTTCCCTCTCCCTGAACGCGTGAACTTGCCCGTTTCCATTCGCTGCCAGGGTGtgtctgcccagagaaaatgtGCCACttgcgcgttccgtaaacttttgtccagtacTGTACTATGATAATTTCTACTGCTACAAAACATGTGGTAGCTGAGGACACAGTGAGGCTTGACTTCTGTCCTTCTCTTACCTGGCAAAAGGTACAACTGAAATGGTGTTGGAAAGAAAGCTGGTGACCATCACATTTTTGACGTAATCCCCTCCCCAACGTTTGTGTCTGTACAGTAGAGCACGTTTGATAAGCATTCATTCAGAAATACACTGTTATGTAGGAAAGAGTGTGGAAGGTGTAAAGGttttgctttctctctggtGCTTTGTGCATCTTTTCCTTTCAGATCTCCGTGGGATAACTGTGTCTCAAGCTGTGTTCTCTGCCATCGGTGCTCTGCTGGCTGTCCTTTGCATGATGGGGGCAGTTAAGGTAAGTTGAACACAAAACCGAGCAGTGTCAGAAATACATGGTTGCTCAACAAACCTGCATAGGTTTAAGAGAGGATAGTACCTTAGACGGCCCCATGGCTCTATGGGAGAAACAATGTGATTTTTTCGCAGCTAATACTGAACCAGTTCGGACAAAAACTGCCTTGTTTGATAGCGTTTCGAATTTCAAACAATTCGTATTGAAGACATTCGAACATTTCTTTCGCGGAAGTTTTTAAAAGccttacgaaagctgcaaaaaGTTTAATTTAGGTCTCTCCCTTTCGGAAGCCCATACCTCGTTTACTGTAGTGTATATGTGAAATGTAATCGGAAGCATTTTCGCTGAattctttcttgaatatttTGGTGCCATTGTTATATCTGTTCATGCCTCCAGTTGTCcacaatattgaaaaaactGAAGCTGTGTACGGCTCTGGGAACAGCACAGGTTCGCCATCATACAGTAGCTCCACATTGCCGGTCACAAGAGAACTAACTTCCATTCCGCGGAATGCAGTCACTATTTGTGCACCCTgtcccagaaggggtttccGCGGCAGAGGAAACTTGAAACTGAGGATGGGTGGCTCTCTTCCTTCGGCAAGTACTATATACGTTCTGACAGTTCTAGGAAGTCCCAGGCAGAGAGTTGGGGGCGTGCGAGTTAAACAAATCccaacgcccactatgaacggtgacgcactcaatcggcacgcgGAACGTGAGTTCCCTTCGACGAGCAGGTTACCTTAGTTAGGGTACCCACAAACAAATTTTCTTCAGTTCAACGGTTTGTACCCTTGGAtaatcattgtttgcgggccccatcctccagacaatcttcctgttgtcgtgacACCTAGTGTCATCTTAGTCTCTACGTTGTGGAAtgatacgtcatacgtgacaCACTGGCCTGACATGTAGCAGAGACAAATAGATTACAAGCCGACTGTTACATTGTCAGCACACATTTCCGcgaatttcggggaaggcaagtttcgccaattttttgtgtgtttttgtccCTTGTGCCTCCCAcaaaactcgggaacatgtatgccaataatggcaaagtaatgactttgtaatgtaattacttttttgtagtaattgtaatgtaatttgatCACATTTCAGTTGCGGTAATGAGTAAAGTAATGCAATTTCATtaaattttagaagtaatttacccagctATGCGCCACACCAATCGCCCCCAAatatgtgtgagtgcacgtgtgaaatccagacccattactgaaataagcatgatcacatataaaaaaaagtgatagttctcagatgagaattccatgatatcccatacccaatgtaAAAGAAAATGACacgaaaattcagctgtccagtctcgtgtaatatgttcgcgtacatgcccgaccatggctggcgttgtcaagcccgggCCCGGAGGCTGAAACCCGGCCAAGGCCCGCATAAAAACCGCAGAGGCCGGCCCGCGGGCCCGGCCCTGCTcaggctttcgggtaagcctgacccgtgcagtgctctacttgCGACtcatgctcattcatgctcacttATCTCCTGCTCAGCACCTAGTCTGAGTGAGCATGCTCGTGAAAGTGTTGCGCAGGGATGGCCGGACTTAGGTTATTCGGGGAAAAAGTGCACTCAGCGCCTCTGCTGCAGTCGAGGTGCAGGTTGGAAGTTTTCAGGGAGAACGTGTGTGCCTTGCTTTTCCTATCGTCTCCGGTCGTTGTCATATTTCCGGTGTATGCGCTGTCACTGTCGGATACAGAACTGAGGGCTGTCTCATATAAATGTCCAGACTCTTCTATCTCGCGCATGTCGTGTATGTCTACTGCATATTTATgctgtgtatacagggtgtcccagaaagtgcgttgttgaattttaattaaaaaaaaatactatgcCACAgggaatcatgcggtcaacggcatttattcttaaaggagcattaaagtggtatctaacatggccaaaaactgctgccatcttgtaaagcactatatgaaaagcattcccgcaaacttgttttgtccaaagttgtttcaccgcggcgcaattaatttgcaaaatcgcctacccactctctcaaatcacacactctagtgtgacgttcgtggtagtGAGCCCCCTGATTCGTTGATAGGAAAAACAGTCTGCTACGAagattgcgagctgtttcttgtttaCTTCTATTCTCTGATTTATATCGCGCTTTAAAAAAAACAGCCTATATACACCCTGACAAAATAAGATTGCAATTCTGGTCATGAAGAGTAacatatccgtggcttctgtgcaatgtcagaactcacagtagcagaaagcaagcggtGACgccggtattgtggcgccacctgttaacgactgaaccaactgtgcggtgaaaacCGTCCgagaggctgcacactgtcgggaagcactggggCATCGCTGTACAACAGTTTCttgctgcaccactcgttcttcccgtggtatcagcggtcccaaaaaacCGAGGTCTTGTCGTTGACAACCTTCaaatcctccgtttcggacatcacgcagctGGAGAATgcctggcgtctccgaagcggtagcagatgctccggcctgcgcggtgttgctcacctcgatcatgtgatcccagatccaatgaggagcgtccctaccactcGCGTCACATAGCGACGCGCGTGGCAGCGCTCATCACGTGGCTatcctgaaggcgaaggagggtgtttcgcgcacgggagattCGGGGGGCTATTGCAGGGGTCCCAATTTCCCTACCAATCCATTTCCAATTACCCAGCAGCAGTCCAATTTACCTACGGTTGGACTGacaaaactgttttcggccgcctaacattccataccgaccaaaaacagaacgTTGTTCCTCTAGGCTGCTCCTTGTGCATGTCATGTAccttaagtttaattatgctaatttttgcgaactcagctccaaaatttgccaagtaaaggtaatTTTTTTTACCCCACTAGTGTGAAGATCGTGCTGAATTTACTCAaaataattgacaggaatattgaggagcaatcgtatcggaaaaaaatGGTCTACGGAGATCGCAGAGGATAGTACGTGACAAATTTTTCAGCaaaatcattgtcagtccgacgaaaggaggttggaaacccctAGCCCACACTGGCACGGtggagttgagtttgagtttgattatagaaaaaaacccggaagatattgaattcgtcactgacgaattctgctactccggCACGCTGCACGGCTGCTGCTGGCACGGTGGAAAAAGATGGCACATACATCGCTTATCGtgtccggcttcggctggggccataccttccctctcccaatttcaggaactgtcacttttgctactatcattctgtgggcagggtttccaacctcctttcgttgaACTGAAAGCGATTGCGCTAAAAAATCCTCGCGTGTTATACTCAAGTGCCctgagaagcatgatgttcgggtATTTTTCCCTATAGGATAgatcctgtcaattatcattaatttgagtaaattgggCACACTCTCTATgttgatggggtaaaaaagtgacccttATTTCGCAAATTTCCGAACTGActtcacaaaaatttacattaatAAACTTaagttacatgacatgcacatcaagaggtggcaaaaacctactCAGAAGAAATGTTGtttaccgcatgattctaggtaacatcgtttttttttattagaattcagtGACTTGTTTTCTGTAAGTTTGGTTCTGCAATGCATTCCCGGTCAGCCTAGGTGACAGTCTGTAGTTCAGCACTGCACTGGCCACATTTTTAGGACCAGGACCAGCATTCTCTCGATTTACCCACCCGGGCCCAGCCCAACCCCGAAGAATCCCAAGTTTCCCGGCTCAAGCCCGGCCCCAGCCCAAGAAATTTATAGAATGCCCTGCCCTGCCCGGTGCATCAGGCTATGAAATTTGACCACAGCTATCTAACAGAGGGGGTAACGTAGGATCGAGACCCACCTACGCCCGGCAATGtacgggcctgggccgggcccGTAATGGTCAAACCCATGCCCAGTCTAGGCCCGCAAAAACTAAGCATTACCCAGCCCGTGGCCCAGGCCGGGGTTTTGGTTTTCAGGTAAGCCAGAGTCGGCGCAGTGCACAAGTCTAGCATGTCTGCCTACTGATTCCAAGACCGTGGATTCAAACCTGGCCAAGGATGGTGGCAACTTGGCGAAagtgtacaagttgctcagGCACGTCGAAGGACATTAGATGTGGTGTGCCATGTGTAAAGATTTTGTTGCATATTAAGGAAGCCTCAGGTGGTCAAAATTAATCCAGACACGACCACGGTGTCGTCGCTCGTGATAACTGTTGTCTCGACGTAAAAGTCTCAAATGATTATTTGTTGTGCATCTGTTCTGTGATGGTTCACTCCGTATATTTTATTTTGGATGCAATCTCTATTTGGTTTCAAAATTTATTGTTGGCGTATGCCTACTCGGAAGGATTCTTGTTTGTCAGTGCGGTACCAAATCGAACTGCTCTTCAATAATATTTGCAATCTACTTAGCTTTGTTAATCGGCATACGGCCTCGTTAATCGGCTTAGTTTTATGTGAGACATTCTTTTGCAGAAGCAGCGTATGTGGATCCTCCCATATCTGGTGTTCCAAGGGCTTTCTACGGTCTGCATTGTGATCATTTCTACGTTTCTTATTGTTTCATTGGGTGCTGTAGCAGCTACTCCTGTAAGTTCAGAATGAATTCTTTTGATGTGTTTTGTGTACTTGTGCAGCTGAGGTAAGCTGTAGTACAACACCACGGCATCATCTGTGCCAAAGCATTTTAAATACTGCTGACATTTTGGGAGTCAGGCTCTCATGTGACAGTAGTGCTACATGTCTGATAGTTGAGCACTACAGCAGAAGACAAATTGTaatgttaaaggagcagtctagaggcacacaactttgtttctgtttttggtcggtatggcATGTTAGGCGGCTGAAAATAGTTTTCCCACAGTTAAcccaaccgtagcgaaattgggacgcctgccaTAGCCCCCCGAAtctcccgcgcgcgaaacaccctccttcgtcTTCAGGATAGCCACGTGATGAACGCCGCCACGCGCTTTACGCgagtggtagggacgctcctcCTTGGGTCTGGGATGACATGACtgaggtgagcaacaccgcgcaggctggagcgtctgctaccgcttcggagacgccaggcGTTCGCCGGCTGCATGATGCCCGAAACGGaggatttgaaggctgtcaacgacacgacctcgATTTTTTTGGACAgctgacaccacgggaagaatcAGTGGTGCAGTAAAAAATTAACTGTGTTGTACAAATACCCCAGTGCTTCCAGGCAGTGTGCAGCCTCTGACAGTTTTCActgcacagttggttcagtcggtaacaggtggcgccacaataccggcGTCACCGCTTGCCTTTGCTTCTGCGAGTTCtcagattgcacagaagcctcGGATATATACCCTTGTGACTGCAACCTTACTTTGTCAgggtgcatatatgctttgtctttttagaaaacgtgatataaatcatatacaGAATaaaagtcaacaagaaacagctcgcaatgttcgtagcagacggtttttcctaccaacgaatgagggggccgtgggggctctctaccacgacTTCACACTTGAGTGGATGATTTGAGAGAGTGGGTAGGGGATTTTGCACATtaattgcgccgcggtgaaacaactttggacaaagATATGTTGTGGGAATGCGTTCCACATagtgctttacaagatgacagcagtttttccCCATGTTAGGACAGAAAACCtctcccaatttttttttttttttttttgcattttgtgGCATTTGCACCGTTGCCTCTCGACGTAAGGCTGGGAATTATTAGATATTCTAGAGTTGCGGATAATGTTACGAATAATAAAATTTCGAGACCAGCTACACTACGACGAAGCAAGAGACGAGACTGGTTGACAATGGATTTCATCGGAGTGGCACTGGCTGTGCGATCAGTTTCGGAGGATGAAGCGTGctgaagtttctttttttttttttttttttgttagcctTCAACCTCAGTAATGAGTGACTCCTGTCCTAGGTCCCACACAGCAACAGCATAATACTCTGGTTTGGTAGGCACTGGAATGTGACGGGGCAGCTGCAAACATTTGTGTGTAGCAACACATATTGTGCAGTAAGAGTGGTGATGCGATGCATTTTATGCTGACCCAAAGCGTAATGGGATTggtcaccatcatcatcatcatcgttgtCTTTTGGACGGCAGCGCCCTTTGTCGAATCCTTCGGGGCGTCATTTTGAAGTGGGTTGCAAACCGTAAGCTGGAGCATACCGCACTGATTGTGCTACACAGAAATGTAATTTCTTTCACTCTCACAATCGCAGTGTTGATGAAGGCTATGGGGACGTCGAATGGGCCACTTTCAAGAACAGCAGGTTTTCTGCACTTAAGTCGTTGGTCATTATTCACCTCTTCAGCTGGCTGCTTGCCACTTAGCCGACCCCAACAGAAGCGCTCAATGAATGATATAACAGCACCCGACAGGTATATTTCACGCTGACCCAAAACCGCCGCAACATCCCTTTGTCTGAGATGGAGTTTCCCGGCTTACTGAACTCAAACAGTAACAACACTGCTCAATTACGCTGTGCAAAACTAAtgcggagaagaatattcaatgtcgAGAAGGGGCAGAGGAAAAAGATGCTATTACAGGAGCGGCATAAACGAAAACAACAAAGATTGCAGGAAACCATGCGCAAGTCACAGCACTGAAAATAATGTCTTGGCACTATTTGGCCTTAGTCGCTCTTGTGCCATTAAGCACCAAAACATCACCATGCGCAAGTTTTGTTATTTGTACAATGTTTCAGGTATGTCTCGTCGAAGAAGGCATGAAGCGAATTATTCATCAACAATCGTTATTTTCTTCGCCATCTTGAAGACGACGCGGTGCCTCTATAAGTAGTTGGATAAAAGTTGGTTATTTTCCAAAAGCAAATGTGGGTATGAATCTGGCATTTTCCGTCAGGTGGTTTATCTGGTGTTCCTGGGTGATACTGAAATCTTGATAATCAAGCTGCCAATATGAATGCGCTTCACACAGGAGACACATTTTTGTTTGTATCTCGATTGCAACCCAGTTGCCTTCAAAGAGTACAAAAAACGGCACACATTTACGAGTGTTTCATCGTGATTTGTTTACATACATAATTAGAAGGCAAATCATACATTAGAAGGCCATCGCGCTGTTTATGGACAAGCTAACAAAACTACATATGAGTTGCACGCGAAAGAAATCATCATTCATTCGCGACCTCTCTGGACTTAGCGCAGCCTAGAGAACAGCGTCACAGCTGCTGCAAAGCAAGCACAGCAAATTTGCACATATGGGCCACAGCTCGAAAGAAACCCGCAGCATCATTGCAAAATGCACAGGTATTCTTTTGGGTGCTTAAATGATTAAGGCTAATGACCTGCTGCGGTGGTATCTCAACTTGAAAGACCTCGTGGAAtgcggggagaaatctggttaCGCCGGGATTTTAGAAAGTTTGTTCATGCTGTGGATATTGTGAAAAATCAAGTTTTACCTGAAAACTACGAGCCTTAAGCATATTACGTCTCTTGTTCTGTAACATatactgtaaacatatttttattcgcgatgtattaattttcgcgaatcgcattTGATTaattattcgcgagtatttaactTCGCGATTCCAGATCTGTTTCTTTCCGCGGGATCaatgtcaagctgtgttcgcgagtaaaAGTTTTCGCGGTCTTTTAGCGGTCGCAAAGTtggcgaaaattaatacatttCTTTTTATCACCAGGAAGGGAAGGGAGATGACCCCAATACAGTGGACAGCAGGACTGGCTCCTCTCGTGTAAGGCATTTACTGTTACATAGCTTGCTATCTTTGCATAGGATAGTTGTAAGTCTCCTAATTCTCGCTGGGCTCCTGTTCCCTGTAATGTTGGTTGTCATAAGGTTTGCTCGTTTTTTGCGTTCTAGACTGGTAGTTTTCCAGTGCATTCACCTATCACAGCAGTGCCACAGATCATATGCGATCTATCAGGAATTGCTTTCACACAAGAATGCACTGAAGCTCTTGGCAGATGTCAGATTTTGTTATTGGCACAGGCCATTAAAAATGTTTTATATTGCAGAACTGTGCGAAGTAGTCAGTGGTCCTCCACCAAGTGCACCACTCTGAGTATTCCTCCATTATTGCAATCAGTGGCAGAttcaggggggagggggcggtTGGGTGATACCCCCCAAAACCTCAGTTTATGCATtggatttctctctctctctatctctctctctctctcatttccCACCACGTGCTCCACGAAGGAAACcgcacccccaccccacccccaaaaatCTGGGTCCACCCCTGGTTGTAATAATCCGTCCCACATAAATCGGGTAGTCAGGTTCAAATCACAAGTTTTTGCTCTAGTTGAGAAACCTAATTAAGTAGCTCATCGGGTTATGTTACCAGCTGTTGCAGCTAAAGATGGACTCTATGGCTGTTAAACTGTGGCCATTTGTACTTTGATGGAAATTAACAGCATTTTCTTGTACTAGTGGTGCATGCTTCCGTAACAGCTCCTCCATTTTTCAGTATAAAACTTCATCTTCCATTTGTTAGTGATTATAGTTTCCCACAAAAGTAACAGACATGACAAGTTGATGATGAGAGCATGGACTCTCATAATTGGACTCTCCTAATTCCTTTCCATTGATTGCAGAGCGCGTTCGTGCCTTTCCTGATATCCGTTACTGTCTTTCTGGTTGTATACACCATCTTGAATGTGAGTGCCTTGTTTTCCTCCCATCAAAACATTACACTTGCACAACATTCCAGTATCTGAGTGACCTCCTCCTGGGTCGTGAACATTTTGCACACTTACTTCGCCACACACAGTGTTCACATACTACGGCCTACATTTTGTACACATATTTTTGCGTGCAAAAATGCTGCCTGCCTCGGACTGTGTCTGTGAACGTAAGTGTGcatcagaaaagaaagaaaaaggaaaattaGCTACAGCGTGTGTGTCTGTTCAAGTCATTATGATTATGGCCCCCAGTTTTCTGCTGCAGCCCATTCAAAATTTCGCTGCACTGCCTTGCAAGTTTGATTTTCTGCGGCAAAGACTCAATGGCTGCTTGAAACGGGGAACGCTTTACTTTCTATGTGGAAGCAAAAAATATTTTACCAAATTAGATTCAAAGCACTactgtggctcagcattacatgatGTTTTGTTCTCCTCTGACAGAGGATGCCATCTGTCAcctacaatcattttataccagCTGATATATCTTCAGCATCCACGGAGTTTGAAAAATAC is a window encoding:
- the LOC135396098 gene encoding lysosomal-associated transmembrane protein 4A-like isoform X1; amino-acid sequence: MKYMTTCCCSCCTVETGTKILSILGAISFTIVFCSSIPNLGGNDDDNNPFNLRGITVSQAVFSAIGALLAVLCMMGAVKKQRMWILPYLVFQGLSTVCIVIISTFLIVSLGAVAATPEGKGDDPNTVDSRTGSSRSAFVPFLISVTVFLVVYTILNLYYFFVILSYYKALEKAECYNQFQMGDRLMSSDEPPSYSPEDKPTQHCP